The following proteins are co-located in the Hydrogenophaga sp. RAC07 genome:
- the recJ gene encoding single-stranded-DNA-specific exonuclease RecJ: protein MKIITRDVPPRAAWALEQGGLHPLLARLFAARGITSTDELDDALARLIPPSQMLGAQDAARALADAMAANQAICIVADYDCDGATACAVGLRGLRLLGAPMGFDRVNYLVPDRVTDGYGLTPSISKRVKAQGADVLVTVDNGIASVEGVRAARDLGLQVVVTDHHLPAIKDGEVVLPQDCIIVNPNQPGCSFESKSIAGVGVMFYVLLALRAELRERGVFNAQTQPKIDALLPLVALGTVADVVKLDANNRRLVAQGLKRVRAGAMPPGMTALFNVAARKPEAATGFDFGFALGPRLNAAGRLADMTLGIECLTTDDALRADELARTLDGINRERKAIEGDMRDQALQMAEEMFDESEEPPPALIVFDPDFHEGVVGIVASRLKDKLHRPTFVFAASGAEGKENELKGSGRSIAGFHLRDALDLVAKRHPGVLLRFGGHAMAAGCTIDEEHLETFEAALQQVAHEWLDAATLQRRMEADGALDTKYRRADLVDTLHKEVWGQGFAPPVFCEEVQVVSQRLVGEKHLALKLKHQGEPVDGIWFGHTEPLPERVKIAFRLDADEWQGQRRVRFLVEAAEV from the coding sequence ATGAAGATCATCACCCGCGACGTGCCTCCCCGCGCCGCCTGGGCGCTGGAGCAAGGCGGCCTGCACCCCTTGCTGGCGCGTCTGTTTGCAGCGCGCGGCATCACCAGCACCGACGAACTCGACGACGCGCTCGCCCGCCTGATCCCGCCTTCGCAGATGCTGGGCGCACAAGACGCCGCGCGTGCCCTGGCCGACGCCATGGCGGCGAACCAGGCGATCTGCATCGTGGCCGATTACGACTGCGACGGCGCCACCGCCTGCGCGGTCGGCTTGCGCGGCCTGCGCCTGCTGGGCGCACCCATGGGATTCGACCGCGTGAACTACCTCGTGCCCGACCGCGTGACCGACGGCTACGGCCTCACGCCGTCGATCTCGAAGCGCGTGAAGGCGCAAGGCGCCGACGTGCTGGTGACGGTGGACAACGGCATTGCCAGTGTGGAGGGTGTGCGCGCGGCGCGCGACCTCGGCCTGCAGGTCGTCGTGACCGACCACCACCTGCCCGCCATCAAGGACGGTGAGGTGGTGTTGCCGCAGGACTGCATCATCGTGAACCCGAACCAGCCGGGCTGCAGCTTCGAGAGCAAGTCCATCGCGGGCGTCGGCGTGATGTTCTATGTGTTGCTGGCGCTGCGCGCCGAGCTGCGCGAGCGCGGTGTGTTCAATGCGCAAACCCAGCCCAAGATCGATGCCCTGCTGCCGCTGGTGGCCCTGGGCACCGTGGCCGACGTGGTCAAGCTCGACGCCAACAACCGCCGCCTGGTCGCGCAGGGTTTGAAGCGTGTGCGCGCCGGCGCCATGCCGCCGGGCATGACGGCCTTGTTCAACGTGGCTGCGCGCAAGCCCGAGGCGGCCACGGGCTTCGACTTCGGCTTTGCACTCGGCCCGCGCCTGAACGCGGCCGGGCGCCTGGCCGACATGACGCTGGGCATCGAGTGCCTGACCACCGACGACGCCTTGCGCGCCGACGAACTGGCGCGCACGCTGGACGGCATCAACCGCGAGCGCAAGGCGATCGAGGGCGACATGCGCGACCAGGCCTTGCAGATGGCCGAAGAGATGTTCGACGAATCCGAGGAGCCGCCGCCGGCGCTCATCGTGTTCGACCCGGATTTTCACGAAGGTGTGGTGGGTATCGTGGCCTCACGCCTCAAGGACAAGCTGCACCGCCCCACCTTTGTGTTTGCTGCGAGCGGCGCCGAGGGCAAGGAGAACGAGCTCAAGGGCTCGGGCCGTTCGATTGCGGGCTTTCACCTGCGCGACGCGCTGGACCTGGTGGCCAAGCGCCACCCGGGCGTGTTGTTGCGTTTTGGTGGTCACGCCATGGCCGCGGGTTGCACCATCGACGAAGAGCATCTGGAGACGTTCGAAGCGGCGCTGCAGCAGGTGGCCCACGAGTGGCTGGACGCGGCCACGCTGCAACGCCGCATGGAGGCCGATGGTGCGCTGGACACGAAGTACCGTCGCGCCGATCTGGTGGACACGCTGCACAAGGAGGTGTGGGGCCAGGGGTTTGCGCCGCCGGTGTTTTGTGAAGAGGTGCAGGTGGTGTCGCAGCGGCTGGTGGGCGAGAAGCATCTTGCGTTGAAGCTCAAGCACCAGGGTGAACCGGTGGACGGCATCTGGTTTGGTCACACCGAGCCTTTGCCAGAGCGCGTGAAAATTGCGTTTCGTCTGGATGCGGATGAGTGGCAGGGGCAGCGGCGGGTCCGGTTTTTGGTGGAGGCGGCTGAGGTTTGA